In Niveispirillum cyanobacteriorum, the following proteins share a genomic window:
- a CDS encoding class I SAM-dependent methyltransferase yields MSIAKTLHHPFAAGMLPLPVSGFILNVQADAELPPGLRALTCVTGFKPAHDALTAAGFRVAQTLPDGEYQAGLCLMTKHKAESLASIAQAWDALPVGGLLVCSGDNDTGVTSLMKAVKDAFGEVESLSKYHARVFWWRKGAGEAPAVLADWRAGGAVRPVAATGFTAGPGMHGWNKIDIGSRLLAAQFPGAIRGRVADLGAGWGYLSAELLRAAPGRVTGLDLYEADAASLAAAAVNVAPLAGGTVLKYHWADVTAGLPRGRFDWVITNPPFHTGKATDVTLGSQFITRAAEALGSGGTMLLVANKHLPYEAVVDKHFKSRRTVAEADGFKVIEGKR; encoded by the coding sequence ATGTCGATTGCCAAAACCCTCCACCACCCGTTCGCCGCCGGCATGCTGCCCCTGCCGGTGTCGGGCTTCATCCTGAATGTCCAGGCCGATGCCGAGCTGCCGCCCGGTTTGCGGGCGCTAACCTGCGTCACGGGCTTCAAGCCCGCGCATGACGCACTGACGGCGGCCGGGTTCCGTGTAGCACAGACCCTGCCCGATGGCGAGTATCAGGCGGGCCTCTGCCTGATGACCAAGCACAAGGCCGAAAGCCTGGCCAGCATCGCCCAGGCCTGGGACGCCTTGCCCGTTGGTGGGCTGCTGGTCTGTTCGGGCGACAATGATACCGGCGTCACCAGCCTGATGAAGGCGGTGAAGGATGCATTCGGGGAGGTGGAAAGCCTGTCCAAATACCATGCCCGCGTCTTCTGGTGGCGCAAGGGTGCCGGTGAGGCACCGGCGGTGCTGGCCGATTGGCGCGCCGGTGGGGCCGTGCGCCCCGTGGCCGCTACAGGCTTTACCGCCGGTCCTGGCATGCATGGCTGGAACAAGATCGATATCGGGTCGCGCCTCCTGGCCGCCCAGTTTCCGGGTGCCATCCGGGGGCGGGTGGCCGATCTGGGCGCCGGCTGGGGCTATCTGTCCGCCGAACTGCTGCGCGCGGCACCGGGCCGCGTCACGGGGCTGGATTTGTATGAGGCCGACGCCGCGTCACTGGCGGCGGCGGCTGTCAATGTGGCCCCGCTGGCCGGGGGCACGGTCCTGAAATACCATTGGGCCGATGTCACGGCGGGCCTGCCGCGCGGCCGCTTCGACTGGGTTATCACCAACCCGCCGTTTCACACCGGCAAAGCCACCGACGTGACCTTGGGCAGCCAGTTCATCACCCGTGCTGCGGAAGCGCTGGGCAGCGGCGGCACCATGCTGCTGGTCGCCAACAAGCACCTGCCCTATGAGGCGGTGGTGGACAAACACTTCAAGTCCCGCCGCACGGTGGCGGAGGCGGATGGGTTCAAGGTGATTGAGGGGAAGCGGTAG
- a CDS encoding GtrA family protein, which translates to MSKPVPRQFASFALIGVGGLFVDMAALAVALHLLGLDPYGGRVFSYLMAATFTWYMNRQFTFTGVSRRGAIRQWARFLAANAVGAVVNYGVYVLVLKVGPWVIAGIGLWPEGLTALLPYAGVAAGSVSGLVFNFVLSKKLVFRNA; encoded by the coding sequence ATGAGCAAACCAGTCCCCCGCCAGTTCGCCAGCTTCGCCCTGATCGGGGTGGGCGGCCTGTTCGTCGATATGGCGGCCCTGGCCGTGGCCTTGCATCTGCTGGGTCTCGACCCCTATGGCGGGCGCGTCTTCTCCTATCTGATGGCCGCGACCTTCACCTGGTACATGAACCGGCAATTCACCTTTACCGGCGTCAGCCGGCGCGGGGCCATCCGGCAATGGGCGCGGTTCCTGGCCGCAAATGCCGTGGGGGCCGTGGTGAATTACGGCGTCTATGTGCTGGTGCTGAAGGTCGGTCCCTGGGTGATTGCCGGCATCGGCCTGTGGCCGGAGGGGCTGACGGCCCTTCTACCCTATGCCGGCGTGGCGGCGGGCAGCGTTTCGGGGCTGGTTTTCAACTTTGTCTTGTCGAAGAAGCTGGTCTTCCGCAACGCCTGA
- a CDS encoding transglycosylase domain-containing protein, translating into MPSARFYRWMTWGMTLALATGAGVAVWQESRTSALQSEVLARFGRDLTWRVEPGPNPDIRFPGQGPYDARLGYAAIPSFVERLVAADYRVDLQARPSAQLRDYMDFGGFAPYAEKTSGGLSIRDQMGNPLFDARYPERIYAGFNEVPKLVADTLLFIENRELLDTTYPNRNPAVEWDRFGLAVINIPLKFIDPDSPRAGGSTLATQIEKYRHSPEGRTGSGVEKLRQMMSASVRAYKGGPDTTRVRHQILVDYLNSTPLSARPGVGEVNGLGDGLWAWYGTDFAVANRILRGQPRTEEDLQVQAVVYKQVLSLLLAQRRPSAYLGTNGRKALNDLANTHLTLLERAGVISAPLADAARFFPLRFKEAPPDIPEPSFVEQKATNAIRARLLGMLGVPSLYALDRLDLAVDTTLDQPTQARVTETLKKLADPAQAAALGLVGDRLLNNADPARIVYSVTLFERTADANLVRVQVDTLPQPLDLNEGAKLDLGSTAKLRTLVTYLEIIARLHARYITRESYELEAAALEAPDRLTQWVLRTMAANPSIGIAPLLDLAMEREYSASPAERFFTGGGLHSFGNFDDKDDGKVITVSEAFRHSVNLVFIRMMRDIVNHYIAEGPDSRDDLMDDPRHPARRTYLAQFADQEGSAYLNKFWSDYKGLEPEAALDKLAKRIRATPDRLSVIFRSALPNATAEDLGVFLNRHMPAGGPPEAQVKALFDRYNPDNWSLNDRGYIVGVHPLELWLVGYLQDSRQAQRGEMLKDSSVPRQESYKWLFTSRSKQAQDTRIGIVLEEEAFNRIHEEWTRLGYPFGSLIASYATSIGSSADRPGALAELMGVILNDGVRLPTLRVGRLHFATGTPYETSFVPAKLLDGAEQVMEPSVARVVRRHLRDIVDNGTARRVKGAFTSADGTEMPIGGKTGTGDHRFERYGPGGVVLESRVVNRTATFVFYIGDRFFGVITAHVHGPEAAEYRFTSALPSQLLKILAPALNPLINTDTQTAERGR; encoded by the coding sequence ATGCCATCGGCACGGTTCTATCGCTGGATGACCTGGGGCATGACCCTGGCCCTGGCAACCGGTGCCGGTGTCGCGGTATGGCAGGAAAGCCGTACATCGGCCTTGCAGTCAGAAGTGCTGGCCCGGTTCGGGCGCGACCTGACCTGGCGGGTGGAGCCCGGCCCCAACCCAGATATCCGTTTTCCGGGCCAGGGGCCCTATGATGCCCGCCTGGGCTATGCCGCCATCCCCAGCTTTGTGGAACGGCTGGTCGCCGCCGATTATCGTGTGGATTTACAGGCGCGGCCCAGCGCGCAGTTACGCGACTACATGGATTTCGGCGGCTTTGCGCCATATGCGGAGAAGACGTCGGGCGGCCTGTCCATCCGTGACCAGATGGGCAATCCCCTGTTCGACGCGCGTTATCCCGAACGCATCTATGCCGGGTTTAATGAGGTGCCGAAGCTGGTGGCCGATACGCTGCTGTTCATTGAGAACCGGGAGCTGTTGGATACGACATATCCCAACCGCAATCCGGCGGTGGAGTGGGACCGGTTCGGTTTGGCCGTCATCAACATTCCGCTGAAATTCATCGACCCTGACAGCCCGCGCGCCGGCGGCTCCACCCTGGCCACGCAGATCGAGAAATACCGCCACTCACCAGAGGGGCGGACGGGCAGCGGCGTGGAAAAGCTGCGGCAGATGATGTCGGCCTCTGTGCGCGCCTACAAGGGCGGGCCGGACACGACGCGCGTGCGCCATCAGATATTAGTGGATTACCTGAACTCCACCCCCCTTTCCGCCCGCCCCGGCGTGGGCGAGGTCAATGGGCTGGGCGATGGTCTCTGGGCCTGGTACGGCACTGACTTCGCCGTCGCCAACCGCATCCTGCGCGGCCAGCCCCGGACCGAGGAGGACTTGCAGGTCCAGGCCGTGGTTTACAAACAGGTGTTGAGCCTGCTGCTGGCCCAGCGGCGGCCATCGGCCTATCTGGGCACCAATGGCCGCAAGGCGCTGAACGATCTGGCCAATACGCATCTGACCCTGCTGGAACGCGCCGGCGTCATCTCCGCGCCCCTGGCCGATGCCGCCCGCTTCTTCCCCCTGCGGTTCAAGGAAGCACCGCCCGACATTCCCGAACCCAGCTTTGTGGAGCAGAAGGCCACCAACGCCATCCGGGCCCGGCTGCTGGGCATGCTGGGTGTGCCCAGCCTGTATGCGCTGGACCGGCTGGACCTTGCGGTCGACACCACCCTGGACCAGCCGACACAGGCGCGGGTGACAGAGACGCTGAAGAAACTGGCCGACCCCGCGCAGGCGGCGGCCTTAGGCCTGGTTGGTGACCGGCTGCTGAACAATGCCGATCCGGCCCGCATCGTCTATTCCGTCACCCTGTTCGAGCGCACCGCAGACGCGAATCTTGTCCGGGTGCAGGTGGACACCCTGCCTCAGCCGCTGGATCTGAACGAGGGGGCCAAGCTCGACCTGGGGTCCACCGCCAAGCTGCGTACGTTGGTCACCTACCTGGAGATCATCGCGCGGCTGCATGCCCGCTACATCACGCGGGAAAGTTATGAGCTGGAGGCGGCGGCACTGGAGGCGCCTGACCGGCTGACGCAATGGGTGCTGCGCACCATGGCTGCCAACCCCAGCATCGGCATCGCCCCCCTGCTGGACCTTGCGATGGAGCGGGAATATTCGGCCAGCCCCGCCGAACGCTTTTTCACGGGCGGCGGCCTGCACAGTTTCGGGAATTTCGATGACAAGGATGATGGCAAGGTCATCACCGTGTCAGAGGCGTTCCGCCACTCCGTCAACCTCGTCTTCATCCGCATGATGCGGGACATCGTGAACCATTACATCGCCGAGGGGCCGGACAGCCGCGACGATCTGATGGACGATCCCCGCCACCCGGCCCGCCGCACCTATCTGGCACAGTTCGCCGATCAGGAGGGCAGCGCTTATCTCAACAAGTTCTGGTCCGATTATAAGGGGCTGGAGCCGGAAGCGGCACTCGACAAGCTGGCCAAGCGCATCCGGGCCACGCCGGACCGGCTGTCGGTTATTTTCCGCTCCGCCCTGCCCAATGCCACGGCAGAAGACCTGGGCGTCTTCCTGAACCGGCACATGCCCGCCGGCGGCCCGCCTGAGGCACAAGTCAAGGCGCTGTTTGACCGCTATAACCCCGATAATTGGTCACTTAACGACCGGGGCTATATTGTCGGCGTGCATCCCCTGGAACTGTGGCTGGTCGGATATCTACAGGACAGCCGGCAGGCCCAGCGCGGGGAGATGCTGAAGGATAGCAGCGTGCCGCGCCAGGAAAGCTATAAATGGCTGTTCACGTCGCGCTCCAAACAGGCGCAGGACACACGCATCGGTATCGTGCTGGAGGAAGAGGCATTCAACCGCATCCATGAGGAATGGACGCGCCTCGGCTATCCGTTCGGCAGCCTGATCGCCAGCTACGCCACCTCCATCGGCAGCTCCGCTGACCGGCCCGGTGCCTTGGCCGAACTGATGGGCGTGATCCTCAATGACGGCGTGCGTCTGCCCACCCTGCGCGTCGGCCGCCTGCATTTCGCCACGGGCACGCCCTATGAAACCAGCTTCGTGCCGGCCAAGTTGCTGGATGGGGCGGAACAGGTGATGGAACCGTCGGTCGCCCGCGTCGTGCGCCGCCACCTGCGCGACATTGTGGATAACGGCACCGCGCGGCGCGTTAAGGGCGCCTTCACTTCCGCCGACGGCACCGAAATGCCCATTGGCGGCAAGACCGGTACGGGCGATCATCGTTTCGAACGCTATGGTCCGGGCGGCGTGGTCCTGGAAAGCCGCGTCGTCAACCGCACCGCCACCTTCGTCTTCTATATCGGCGACCGCTTCTTCGGCGTGATAACGGCGCATGTGCATGGGCCGGAGGCAGCTGAATACCGCTTCACCTCCGCACTGCCCTCACAATTGCTAAAAATACTGGCCCCCGCCCTGAACCCGCTGATCAACACCGATACACAGACGGCGGAGCGGGGACGGTAG
- a CDS encoding glycosyltransferase family 10 domain-containing protein, with protein MLAENFGVEWLRINLPFPCEVHWCQPMRIESNENYKVLLINCEPLEFLIDVEELSKIYRFFDLIIAYHPRYSIFPNCVIRPFGCLYTTKIPSRKEFSTSFLFSMGGDRPKRTGYAERLRFLHGLSQGAAMPLRIYKGRQFAAEDRVPYPLLPDDTKNILFESMFHVAIENAFDEHYFTEKLMDCFATYTIPIYMGSPNIGEYFDVDGMILISPGDNVMDILNRLSISDYWDRLKGMTENWKRAQKYFAYLQACRSLIVEASRCRQVSQTSAL; from the coding sequence ATGTTGGCGGAGAATTTTGGTGTTGAGTGGCTGCGCATAAATCTGCCATTTCCATGTGAAGTGCACTGGTGCCAACCGATGCGGATTGAGTCGAATGAAAATTATAAGGTGCTATTGATCAATTGTGAGCCGCTTGAATTTCTTATTGATGTTGAAGAGTTATCTAAGATTTATAGATTCTTTGATTTGATAATTGCGTATCACCCCCGATATAGCATATTTCCGAATTGTGTAATCAGACCCTTTGGGTGTCTCTATACAACGAAGATTCCTTCCAGAAAGGAATTTTCTACCAGTTTTCTGTTCAGTATGGGCGGTGACCGACCCAAGCGCACTGGGTATGCTGAACGTCTCCGTTTCTTACATGGCTTGTCGCAAGGCGCGGCAATGCCGTTGCGTATTTACAAGGGCCGCCAGTTCGCTGCGGAAGATCGAGTTCCTTATCCGCTTCTGCCTGACGACACCAAGAACATATTATTTGAATCGATGTTTCACGTGGCTATCGAGAACGCATTTGATGAACATTATTTTACTGAAAAGCTGATGGATTGTTTTGCAACGTATACCATTCCCATTTATATGGGTAGTCCGAATATTGGCGAATATTTTGATGTTGATGGCATGATTTTGATTTCGCCGGGTGATAACGTAATGGATATTTTAAACCGGTTGTCAATTTCCGACTATTGGGACCGTTTGAAAGGCATGACTGAAAACTGGAAGCGGGCCCAGAAATATTTCGCTTATCTACAGGCATGCCGGAGCCTCATTGTCGAGGCGTCGCGTTGCCGTCAGGTATCGCAGACCTCTGCTCTGTGA
- a CDS encoding ribonucleotide-diphosphate reductase subunit beta yields the protein MSLLTPNPVYKPFRYPWAYEAWLTQQRIHWLPEEVPLADDVKDWRNNLSDGERNLLTQIFRFFTQADVEVNNCYMRNYSRVFQPTEVCMMLAAFSAMETVHIAAYSHLLDTIGMPEVEYSAFLHYKEMKDKYDYMQNFNVDSKRDIAKTLAVFGAFTEGLQLFASFAILMNFPRFGKMKGMGQIVTWSVRDESLHTQSIIQLFKTFISENPEVWDEDFQRELYVACETIVHHEDAFIDLAFEMGAVKGMEGEDVKKYIRYIADRRLAQLGLQPIYKTEKNPLPWMDAILNGVEHTNFFENRATEYSKAATKGSWEEAFGD from the coding sequence ATGTCCCTGCTGACGCCGAACCCGGTTTACAAGCCTTTCCGCTACCCCTGGGCCTATGAGGCCTGGCTGACGCAGCAGCGAATCCATTGGCTGCCGGAGGAAGTGCCGCTGGCCGATGACGTCAAGGACTGGCGCAACAACCTGTCGGACGGCGAGCGGAACCTGCTGACGCAGATTTTCCGATTCTTCACCCAGGCCGATGTCGAGGTGAATAACTGCTACATGCGCAATTACAGCCGCGTGTTTCAGCCGACCGAGGTCTGCATGATGCTGGCCGCCTTCTCCGCCATGGAGACGGTGCATATCGCGGCCTACAGCCACCTGCTGGACACGATCGGCATGCCCGAGGTCGAGTACTCAGCCTTCCTCCATTACAAGGAGATGAAGGACAAGTACGACTATATGCAGAATTTCAATGTCGACAGCAAAAGGGACATCGCCAAGACTTTGGCGGTGTTCGGCGCCTTCACCGAAGGCCTGCAGCTGTTCGCCAGCTTCGCCATCCTCATGAACTTCCCGCGTTTCGGGAAGATGAAGGGCATGGGCCAGATCGTCACCTGGTCGGTGCGCGATGAAAGCCTGCACACCCAGTCGATCATCCAGCTGTTCAAGACCTTCATTTCCGAGAACCCCGAGGTCTGGGATGAGGACTTCCAGCGCGAGCTGTATGTCGCCTGCGAGACCATCGTGCATCACGAGGATGCCTTCATCGACCTGGCGTTCGAGATGGGGGCGGTTAAAGGCATGGAAGGCGAGGATGTGAAGAAGTACATCCGCTACATCGCCGACCGCCGTCTGGCACAGTTGGGCCTGCAGCCCATCTACAAGACCGAAAAGAACCCCCTGCCCTGGATGGATGCCATCCTGAACGGCGTGGAACACACCAACTTCTTCGAAAACCGCGCCACCGAATATTCCAAGGCCGCCACCAAGGGGTCGTGGGAAGAGGCTTTCGGCGACTGA
- a CDS encoding AMP nucleosidase, which produces MISSNNSTLDLPVESFTDADGAYARVRALYDQAVDFLRDRFSAFARGEDLGGRVRACYPFIQIRIDSEPRIDSRLAYGFVHGMGTFRTTVTRPDLFDHYLHHQFSLLVKNHGVPLEVGISETPIPIQFAYPEGMHVEGDLTPERLYQLRDYFDLPDLVYMDDSIVNGTHVTPPGQARPLALFTAPRVDYSLHRLKHYTATKPDHFQNYVLFTNYQFYIDEFVRRGLEIMEPSDDPATQAYRRQYEAFIEPGDHITWNQAVYPGKEPQGQKVARLPQMPAYHLKRKDGNGITIVNIGVGPSNAKTISDHIAVLRPHVWLMLGHCAGLRDTQKLGDYALAHGYVRDDKVLDADLPTWVPVPALAEVQVALEDAVEEVTGLKGWELKSIMRTGTVATIDNRNWELRDHSEPVQRFSQSRAIALDMESATVAANGFRFRVPYGTLLCVSDKPLHGEIKLPGMANHFYRARVDQHLAIGMRAMEMMRDTGLERLHSRKLRSFAEAAFQ; this is translated from the coding sequence GTGATTTCATCAAACAATTCGACCCTTGATCTGCCGGTGGAAAGCTTCACCGACGCTGATGGTGCATATGCCCGTGTCCGGGCGCTTTATGATCAGGCCGTCGATTTTCTGCGTGACCGGTTTTCTGCATTTGCCCGTGGCGAGGATCTGGGTGGGCGCGTGCGCGCCTGTTACCCCTTCATTCAGATCCGTATCGACAGCGAACCCCGTATCGACAGCCGTCTGGCCTATGGTTTCGTCCACGGCATGGGCACCTTCCGCACCACTGTCACGCGCCCCGACCTGTTCGACCATTACCTGCACCATCAGTTCTCGCTGCTGGTGAAGAATCACGGCGTGCCGCTGGAGGTGGGGATTAGCGAGACGCCGATCCCCATCCAGTTCGCGTACCCCGAGGGCATGCATGTCGAAGGCGACCTGACGCCGGAGCGGCTGTACCAGCTGCGCGACTATTTCGACCTGCCCGATCTGGTCTATATGGATGACAGCATCGTCAACGGCACGCACGTTACCCCGCCGGGGCAGGCCCGCCCGCTGGCCCTGTTCACCGCGCCCCGCGTGGATTATAGCCTGCACCGGCTGAAGCACTACACGGCGACCAAGCCCGACCATTTCCAGAACTATGTCCTGTTTACGAACTATCAGTTCTATATTGATGAGTTCGTGCGCCGTGGGCTGGAAATCATGGAGCCGTCGGACGATCCGGCCACCCAGGCCTATCGCCGCCAGTATGAGGCCTTCATTGAGCCGGGCGACCACATCACCTGGAACCAGGCCGTGTATCCGGGCAAGGAGCCGCAGGGCCAGAAGGTGGCCCGTCTGCCGCAAATGCCCGCCTATCACCTGAAGCGCAAGGATGGCAACGGCATCACCATCGTCAATATCGGCGTCGGCCCGTCCAACGCCAAGACGATCAGCGACCATATCGCCGTCCTGCGCCCGCATGTCTGGCTGATGCTGGGCCATTGCGCCGGCCTGCGCGATACCCAGAAGCTGGGCGATTACGCCCTGGCCCATGGCTATGTGCGTGACGACAAGGTGCTGGACGCCGACCTGCCGACCTGGGTCCCCGTCCCGGCCCTGGCCGAGGTGCAGGTGGCACTGGAGGATGCAGTGGAGGAAGTGACCGGCCTGAAGGGCTGGGAACTGAAGTCGATCATGCGCACCGGCACCGTCGCCACCATCGACAACCGCAACTGGGAACTGCGCGACCATAGCGAACCGGTGCAGCGGTTCAGCCAGTCGCGCGCCATCGCGCTGGACATGGAATCAGCCACGGTCGCTGCCAACGGCTTCCGCTTCCGCGTGCCCTACGGCACCTTGCTGTGCGTGTCGGACAAGCCGCTGCATGGCGAGATCAAGCTGCCCGGCATGGCCAACCATTTCTACCGCGCCCGCGTGGACCAGCATCTGGCCATCGGCATGCGTGCCATGGAAATGATGCGCGACACGGGCCTGGAACGGCTGCACAGCCGCAAGCTGCGCAGCTTCGCCGAGGCGGCGTTCCAGTAA
- a CDS encoding TlyA family RNA methyltransferase, with protein MSKPPKVKEPKVRVDQALVDRGLAESRSKAQALILAGLVYADTRRIDKAGDTVPESQLLLVKGQDHPWVSRGGLKLVKGLDTFGIDPTGFIGIDVGASTGGFTDVLLTRGAAKVYAVDVGHGQLAWKIREDERVVVLEKTNARHLTAEIIPDPVDIVVCDASFIGLETVLPAAMALTKPGAYLVALIKPQFEVGKGRVGKGGVVREPELHQEVCDRIQAWLAGQAGWTVLGVVESPITGPEGNKEFLIGGRREG; from the coding sequence ATGTCCAAGCCGCCAAAAGTTAAAGAGCCGAAAGTCAGAGTGGATCAGGCTTTGGTCGATCGTGGCTTGGCCGAAAGCCGGTCCAAGGCACAGGCGCTTATCCTGGCCGGTCTGGTCTATGCCGATACCCGCCGCATCGACAAGGCCGGCGATACCGTGCCGGAAAGCCAACTGCTGTTGGTGAAAGGCCAGGACCATCCCTGGGTCAGCCGGGGGGGACTGAAGCTGGTGAAGGGGCTGGACACGTTCGGGATCGACCCCACGGGCTTTATCGGCATCGATGTGGGGGCGTCCACCGGTGGCTTCACCGATGTGCTGCTGACGCGCGGAGCGGCCAAGGTCTATGCCGTCGATGTCGGGCATGGGCAGTTGGCCTGGAAAATTCGGGAGGATGAGCGGGTTGTGGTGCTGGAAAAGACCAATGCCCGCCACCTGACCGCCGAGATCATCCCCGATCCCGTCGATATCGTGGTCTGCGATGCCAGTTTCATCGGCCTGGAAACGGTGCTGCCCGCTGCCATGGCCCTGACCAAGCCCGGCGCCTATCTGGTGGCCCTGATCAAGCCGCAGTTCGAGGTAGGCAAGGGCCGGGTCGGCAAGGGCGGCGTGGTGCGGGAGCCCGAGCTGCACCAGGAGGTCTGCGACCGTATCCAGGCCTGGCTCGCGGGGCAGGCGGGCTGGACCGTGCTGGGCGTGGTCGAAAGCCCGATCACAGGGCCGGAAGGGAACAAGGAATTCCTGATCGGCGGACGGCGGGAGGGGTAA
- a CDS encoding entericidin A/B family lipoprotein — protein sequence MKRALILTTLALAALSLSACNTVEGVGKDIKSAGKAIEKGAQ from the coding sequence ATGAAACGCGCCCTGATCCTCACCACCCTCGCCCTGGCCGCCCTGTCGCTTTCCGCCTGCAATACCGTTGAAGGCGTGGGCAAGGACATCAAGAGCGCCGGCAAGGCGATCGAAAAGGGCGCGCAGTAA
- a CDS encoding pseudouridine synthase: MRLVRLIANLGYGSQRDVKMLLKEGRVTRADGSVLSDGDKVEHADIRIDGEELDPPQGSVLMLHKPAGYTCSTSDPSRVVYELLPERFEYRNPIIAPVGRLDRDTTGLLLLTDDGQLLHRIISPKANVPKVYEAELARPLTGEEAALFASGTLMLKSEKTPLLPAALEVLDETRARLTIREGRYHQIRRMFAAVGNHVETLHRVSIGGLTLGDLEEGEWRLLDAGEVASVFAA; encoded by the coding sequence ATGCGCCTTGTCCGCCTGATCGCCAATCTGGGTTATGGCAGCCAGCGCGATGTGAAGATGCTGCTGAAGGAAGGCCGCGTCACGCGGGCCGATGGGTCTGTCCTGTCCGATGGGGACAAGGTCGAGCATGCCGATATCCGCATCGATGGGGAGGAACTGGACCCGCCTCAGGGCTCCGTTCTGATGCTGCATAAGCCGGCAGGCTATACCTGTTCGACCAGCGACCCTAGTCGCGTGGTCTATGAACTGCTGCCGGAGCGGTTTGAATATCGCAACCCGATCATCGCACCGGTGGGTCGGTTGGACCGGGATACGACGGGCCTGCTGCTGCTGACCGACGATGGTCAACTGCTCCACCGCATTATCTCGCCCAAGGCCAATGTGCCCAAGGTCTATGAGGCGGAATTGGCCCGGCCCCTGACAGGGGAGGAGGCGGCGTTGTTCGCGTCAGGTACGCTGATGCTCAAGTCGGAAAAGACGCCGCTGCTGCCCGCCGCGCTGGAGGTGCTGGACGAGACGCGTGCCCGCCTGACCATCCGCGAGGGGCGGTATCACCAGATTCGCCGTATGTTCGCGGCGGTCGGCAATCATGTGGAGACGCTGCACCGCGTCTCCATCGGCGGGCTGACGCTGGGCGACCTGGAAGAGGGCGAATGGCGGCTGCTGGACGCGGGTGAGGTCGCGTCCGTCTTCGCCGCCTGA